One genomic segment of Synchiropus splendidus isolate RoL2022-P1 chromosome 16, RoL_Sspl_1.0, whole genome shotgun sequence includes these proteins:
- the g2e3 gene encoding G2/M phase-specific E3 ubiquitin-protein ligase isoform X2 gives MRTKAASQLAGMENCCVLCRLPDDDPNLFGEKFTVTEENISVHYFCLLTSSGVYQRGKEHEGIVGFMVDDIKMEVRRSSRLCVVCKKTGASVGCNIRSCRKMVHFPCGRSHRFLSQFTGLFPSFCPDHSPTQTMSVTSELSLPQTCSVCLDSLDPVLSYSVLKCPSCHGSWFHRDCVQHQALSAGLFFFKCTLCNNKKEYQEEMLRMGIYIPERDASWELEANAYSELLQVYSNCDAETCVCRSGRSHSAKTGWFHVVRCLLCGSTGTHRKCSGLSLDTQDWACSDCSKATDGQASLMASPQGQSRVSLLTKRRLSSSHSPVTSKRAALPSPAPSPRSYKEVLQALAVQLLSDQEAETWSEVLVESSALNAGLDLVRRQGFDPTHPLSVRFRDEARTSFPSSPWLRVAARQRFLEQLVGQIQNSAVFEGPEGCKSLRLDSRALADDLYFDVGCLLALALVHGGPPLGFFSSALFQCLFNYPPNCPLSLSHMTPGTAFTKIVARMMKADSVQQLQRVQKESVLYLELAGCNRPVMTLEDRDVLVEDLVSFTLITRMQLPLQRLREGLQTLGVFQKVQLFPSWFYGVFCNSSLQLSVDTLNRLFHASFSAQTELHKQEEVVHEFWRCFLLDCEVGRSSVTLQDVLQFSTGTEVLPAIGLLPVPRISFLDPASCSSSSSSSDGDQREQGLFPQCLPGSNHLQLPLTTSYRAFKSAMEQAVSHRVHFLPSDM, from the exons ATGAGGACAAAAGCAGCATCTCAGCTGGCAGGCATGGAGAACT GCTGTGTCCTGTGCAGACTCCCGGACGATGACCCAAACCTGTTTGGAGAAAAGTTCACCGTCacagaggagaacatttcagtgCACTACTTCTGTCTG CTGACCTCCAGCGGTGTGTACCAGCGTGGCAAGGAGCACGAGGGCATCGTGGGCTTCATGGTGGATGACATCAAGATGGAAGTGCGCCGCTCCTCCAGACTG TGTGTGGTGTGTAAGAAGACAGGTGCGTCGGTGGGGTGCAACATCAGGAGCTGCAGGAAGATGGTTCACTTTCCCTGCGGCCGCAGCCACAGGTTCCTCTCCCAGTTCACCGGACTTTTCCC GTCCTTCTGTCCAGACCACAGTCCCACCCAGACCATGAGCGTCACCTCTGAGCTCAGCCTGCCCCAGACCTGCTCAGTCTGTTTGGACTCCCTGGACCCGGTTCTGTCCTACTCCGTGCTCAAGTGCCCGAGCTGCCATGGCAGCTGGTTCCACCGAGACTGTGTGCAG CACCAGGCACTCAGCGCTGGACTCTTCTTCTTCAAGTGCACTCTGTGTAACAACAAGAAGGAGTACCAGGAGGAGATGCTGAGGATGGGCATCTACATCCCCGAGAG AGATGCATCATGGGAGTTGGAGGCCAACGCGTACTCGGAGCTGCTGCAGGTTTACTccaactgtgatgctgagacTTGTGTCTGTCGCAGCGGACGCTCGCACTCTGCAAAGACCGG CTGGTTCCATGTCGTCCGCTGTCTCCTCTGCGGCTCCACTGGGACCCACAGGAAGTGCTCTGGACTGAGCCTGGACACCCAGGACTGGGCCTGCAGTGACTGCTCCAAGGCCACAGATGGGCAAG CTTCCCTAATGGCGTCTCCTCAAGGTCAATCCAGGGTCAGTCTCCTCACCAAACgccgtctctcctcctcccactcGCCTGTCACTTCCAAAAG AGCGGCTCTTCCTAGTCCTGCACCTAGTCCCAGATCTTACAAGGAGGTCCTTCAGGCTCTGGCTGTTCAGCTGCTCTCCGATCAGGAGGCGGAGACGTGGAGCGAAGTTCTGGTGGAGAGCAGTGCTCTGAACGCAGGTCTGGATCTGGTGAGGCGGCAGGGCTTCGACCCCACACACCCGCTGTCAGTCAG GTTCAGAGACGAAGCTCGGACTTCGTTTCCCAGCAGCCCCTGGCTGAGAGTGGCCGCTCGTCAGCGGTTCTTGGAGCAGCTGGTGGGCCAGATCCAGAACTCGGCCGTATTTGAGGGTCCCGAGGGATGCAAGAGCCTGCGGCTGGACTCCAGAG CTCTAGCTGATGACCTGTACTTCGACGTGGGTTGCCTGCTGGCTCTGGCTCTGGTCCATGGAGGTCCTCCCCTGGGCTTCTTCTCCAGCGCCCTCTTCCAGTGTCTGTTTAACTACCCGCCCAACTGCCCTCTCagcctcagtcacatgaccccggGGACGGCCTTCACCAAGATTGTCGCCAGG ATGATGAAAGCAGACTCCgtacagcagctgcagagagttcAGAAGGAGAGTGTGCTGTATCTGGAGCTGGCTGGATGCAACCGTCCAGTCATGACGCTGGAGGACAGGGACGTCCTGGTGGAGGACCTGGTTAGCTTCACGCTCATCACCCGCATGCAGTTGCCACTCCAAAG ACTCCGGGAAGGTCTACAAACCCTGGGTGTGTTTCAGAAG GTCCAGCTCTTCCCATCCTGGTTTTATGGAGTCTTCTGCAACTCCTCACTGCAGCTGTCGGTCGATACTTTGAACAGACTCTTCCACGCCTCATTCTCGGCCCAAACAGAACTTCACAAGCAGGAGGAGGTCGTGCATGAGTTCTGGAGATGCTTCCTGCTGGACTGTGAAG TCGGCCGCAGCTCCGTCACCCTGCAGGACGTTCTTCAGTTCTCCACCGGGACAGAGGTGCTCCCTGCCATCGGACTCCTCCCCGTTCCACGCATCTCCTTCCTTGACCcggcctcctgcagctcctcctcctcctcttctgatgGGGACCAGAGGGAGCAGGGGCTCTTCCCACAGTGTCTCCCTGGATCCAACCACCTCCAGCTGCCCCTCACCACGTCCTACCGGGCTTTCAAGAGCGCCATGGAGCAGGCAGTCAGCCACCGTGTCCACTTCCTGCCCTCCGACATGTAG
- the ehd4 gene encoding EH domain-containing protein 4: MFSWVKQEQGGRNKDGEMYATVTDGLQSLYTKKLLPLEETYLFHDFHSPALEAADFQSKPMVLLVGQYSTGKTTFIRYLLEQDFPGMRIGPEPTTDGFIAVMYGENEGVVPGNALVVDPKKPFRKLNAFGNSFLNRFICSQMPNQVLQSISIIDTPGILSGEKQRISRGYDFAEVLRWFGERVDRIILLFDAHKLDISDEFSEAIRALKGQDDKIRVVLNKADQVDTQQLMRVYGALMWSLGKVINTPEVVRVYLGSFWAKPLQNTENRRLFEAESQDLFRDIQSLPRNAALRKLNDLIKRARLAKVHAYIISYLKKEMPSLFGREKKKEELIMRLPEIYAILQREHHISPGDFPNVNKMQEMLQHYDFSKFPSLKMKLIESVDKMLASKIAVLMAMIREEETKQPPAMVSGGAFEGSQEGPFGRGYGEGISAGVDADDWIVGRDKHRYDEIFYTLMPINGKITGVNAKKEMMTSRLPNTVLGKIWKLADRDNDGMLDDEEFALAQHLIKIKLEGYELPAELPPHLVPPAHRKHPTADALYNHHED; the protein is encoded by the exons ATGTTCAGCTGGGTCAAGCAGGAGCAGGGCGGCCGCAACAAGGACGGCGAGATGTACGCCACCGTCACCGACGGACTCCAGAGCCTCTACACCAagaagctgctgccgctggAGGAGACCTACCTCTTCCACGACTTCCACTCGCCGGCGCTGGAGGCCGCCGACTTCCAGAGCAAGCCCATGGTCCTGCTGGTGGGACAGTACTCCACCGGGAAGACCACCTTCATCAG GTATCTTCTGGAGCAGGACTTCCCAGGGATGCGGATCGGACCGGAGCCAACCACGGACGGCTTCATCGCGGTGATGTACGGGGAGAACGAGGGCGTGGTCCCGGGCAACGCTCTGGTGGTGGACCCCAAGAAGCCCTTCAGGAAGCTCAACGCCTTCGGAAACTCCTTCCTCAACAG GTTCATCTGCTCTCAGATGCCGAACCAAGTGCTCCAGAGCATCAGCATCATCGACACGCCGGGAATCTTGTCCGGAGAAAAGCAGCGCATCAgccgag GTTACGACTTTGCCGAGGTCCTGCGCTGGTTCGGGGAGCGCGTGGATCGGATCATCCTGCTGTTCGACGCACACAAGCTGGACATTTCCGACGAGTTTTCTGAGGCCATCCGGGCCCTGAAGGGCCAGGACGACAAGATCCGCGTCGTGCTCAACAAAGCCGACCAG GTGGACACGCAGCAGCTGATGAGGGTGTACGGCGCCCTCATGTGGTCGCTCGGGAAGGTGATCAACACTCCTGAGGTGGTCCGCGTGTATCTGGGCTCCTTCTGGGCCAAACCTCTGCAGAACACGGAGAACAG GCGACTGTTTGAGGCAGAGTCCCAGGACCTGTTCCGGGACATCCAGAGTCTCCCCAGGAACGCCGCACTCCGGAAGCTCAACGACCTCATCAAGAGAGCCAGACTGGCCAAG gtccACGCCTACATCATCAGCTACCTGAAGAAGGAGATGCCGTCTCTGTTTGGacgagagaagaagaaggaggagctgatcaTGCGGCTGCCCGAGATCTACGCCATCCTGCAGAGGGAGCACCACATCAGCCCCGGGGACTTCCCCAACGTCAACAAGATGCAG GAGATGCTCCAACACTACGACTTCAGCAAGTTCCCGTCTCTGAAGATGAAGCTGATCGAGTCGGTGGACAAGATGCTGGCCAGCAAGATCGCCGTGTTGATGGCCATGATCCGCGAGGAGGAGACCAAGCAGCCGCCCGCCATGGTGTCCGGCGGGGCCTTCGAGGGCTCGCAGGAAGGCCCCTTCGGCCGTGGCTACGGCGAGGGGATCAGCGCGGGCGTGGATGCGGACGACTGGATCGTGGGCCGAGACAAACACCGCTATGACGAGATCTTCTACACGCTGATGCCCATCAACGGCAAGATCACCGGCGTCAACGCCAAGAAGGAGATGATGACCTCGCGGCTGCCCAACACGGTTTTGGGAAAGATCTGGAAACTGGCCGACCGAGACAACGACGGGATGCTGGACGACGAAGAGTTTGCGCTGGCGCAGCATCTGATCAAGATCAAGCTGGAGGGCTACGAGCTGCCCGCCGAGCTGCCGCCACACCTGGTGCCGCCCGCGCACCGGAAACACCCCACAGCCGACGCCCTCTACAACCACCACGAGGACTAG
- the g2e3 gene encoding G2/M phase-specific E3 ubiquitin-protein ligase isoform X4 — MRTKAASQLAGMENCCVLCRLPDDDPNLFGEKFTVTEENISVHYFCLLTSSGVYQRGKEHEGIVGFMVDDIKMEVRRSSRLKCVVCKKTGASVGCNIRSCRKMVHFPCGRSHRFLSQFTGLFPSFCPDHSPTQTMSVTSELSLPQTCSVCLDSLDPVLSYSVLKCPSCHGSWFHRDCVQHQALSAGLFFFKCTLCNNKKEYQEEMLRMGIYIPERDASWELEANAYSELLQVYSNCDAETCVCRSGRSHSAKTGWFHVVRCLLCGSTGTHRKCSGLSLDTQDWACSDCSKATDGQASLMASPQGQSRVSLLTKRRLSSSHSPVTSKRAALPSPAPSPRSYKEVLQALAVQLLSDQEAETWSEVLVESSALNAGLDLVRRQGFDPTHPLSVRFRDEARTSFPSSPWLRVAARQRFLEQLVGQIQNSAVFEGPEGCKSLRLDSRALADDLYFDVGCLLALALVHGGPPLGFFSSALFQCLFNYPPNCPLSLSHMTPGTAFTKIVARMMKADSVQQLQRVQKESVLYLELAGCNRPVMTLEDRDVLVEDLVSFTLITRMQLPLQRLREGLQTLGPALPILVLWSLLQLLTAAVGRYFEQTLPRLILGPNRTSQAGGGRA; from the exons ATGAGGACAAAAGCAGCATCTCAGCTGGCAGGCATGGAGAACT GCTGTGTCCTGTGCAGACTCCCGGACGATGACCCAAACCTGTTTGGAGAAAAGTTCACCGTCacagaggagaacatttcagtgCACTACTTCTGTCTG CTGACCTCCAGCGGTGTGTACCAGCGTGGCAAGGAGCACGAGGGCATCGTGGGCTTCATGGTGGATGACATCAAGATGGAAGTGCGCCGCTCCTCCAGACTG aaGTGTGTGGTGTGTAAGAAGACAGGTGCGTCGGTGGGGTGCAACATCAGGAGCTGCAGGAAGATGGTTCACTTTCCCTGCGGCCGCAGCCACAGGTTCCTCTCCCAGTTCACCGGACTTTTCCC GTCCTTCTGTCCAGACCACAGTCCCACCCAGACCATGAGCGTCACCTCTGAGCTCAGCCTGCCCCAGACCTGCTCAGTCTGTTTGGACTCCCTGGACCCGGTTCTGTCCTACTCCGTGCTCAAGTGCCCGAGCTGCCATGGCAGCTGGTTCCACCGAGACTGTGTGCAG CACCAGGCACTCAGCGCTGGACTCTTCTTCTTCAAGTGCACTCTGTGTAACAACAAGAAGGAGTACCAGGAGGAGATGCTGAGGATGGGCATCTACATCCCCGAGAG AGATGCATCATGGGAGTTGGAGGCCAACGCGTACTCGGAGCTGCTGCAGGTTTACTccaactgtgatgctgagacTTGTGTCTGTCGCAGCGGACGCTCGCACTCTGCAAAGACCGG CTGGTTCCATGTCGTCCGCTGTCTCCTCTGCGGCTCCACTGGGACCCACAGGAAGTGCTCTGGACTGAGCCTGGACACCCAGGACTGGGCCTGCAGTGACTGCTCCAAGGCCACAGATGGGCAAG CTTCCCTAATGGCGTCTCCTCAAGGTCAATCCAGGGTCAGTCTCCTCACCAAACgccgtctctcctcctcccactcGCCTGTCACTTCCAAAAG AGCGGCTCTTCCTAGTCCTGCACCTAGTCCCAGATCTTACAAGGAGGTCCTTCAGGCTCTGGCTGTTCAGCTGCTCTCCGATCAGGAGGCGGAGACGTGGAGCGAAGTTCTGGTGGAGAGCAGTGCTCTGAACGCAGGTCTGGATCTGGTGAGGCGGCAGGGCTTCGACCCCACACACCCGCTGTCAGTCAG GTTCAGAGACGAAGCTCGGACTTCGTTTCCCAGCAGCCCCTGGCTGAGAGTGGCCGCTCGTCAGCGGTTCTTGGAGCAGCTGGTGGGCCAGATCCAGAACTCGGCCGTATTTGAGGGTCCCGAGGGATGCAAGAGCCTGCGGCTGGACTCCAGAG CTCTAGCTGATGACCTGTACTTCGACGTGGGTTGCCTGCTGGCTCTGGCTCTGGTCCATGGAGGTCCTCCCCTGGGCTTCTTCTCCAGCGCCCTCTTCCAGTGTCTGTTTAACTACCCGCCCAACTGCCCTCTCagcctcagtcacatgaccccggGGACGGCCTTCACCAAGATTGTCGCCAGG ATGATGAAAGCAGACTCCgtacagcagctgcagagagttcAGAAGGAGAGTGTGCTGTATCTGGAGCTGGCTGGATGCAACCGTCCAGTCATGACGCTGGAGGACAGGGACGTCCTGGTGGAGGACCTGGTTAGCTTCACGCTCATCACCCGCATGCAGTTGCCACTCCAAAG ACTCCGGGAAGGTCTACAAACCCTGG GTCCAGCTCTTCCCATCCTGGTTTTATGGAGTCTTCTGCAACTCCTCACTGCAGCTGTCGGTCGATACTTTGAACAGACTCTTCCACGCCTCATTCTCGGCCCAAACAGAACTTCACAAGCAGGAGGAGGTCGTGCATGA
- the g2e3 gene encoding G2/M phase-specific E3 ubiquitin-protein ligase isoform X1 produces the protein MRTKAASQLAGMENCCVLCRLPDDDPNLFGEKFTVTEENISVHYFCLLTSSGVYQRGKEHEGIVGFMVDDIKMEVRRSSRLKCVVCKKTGASVGCNIRSCRKMVHFPCGRSHRFLSQFTGLFPSFCPDHSPTQTMSVTSELSLPQTCSVCLDSLDPVLSYSVLKCPSCHGSWFHRDCVQHQALSAGLFFFKCTLCNNKKEYQEEMLRMGIYIPERDASWELEANAYSELLQVYSNCDAETCVCRSGRSHSAKTGWFHVVRCLLCGSTGTHRKCSGLSLDTQDWACSDCSKATDGQASLMASPQGQSRVSLLTKRRLSSSHSPVTSKRAALPSPAPSPRSYKEVLQALAVQLLSDQEAETWSEVLVESSALNAGLDLVRRQGFDPTHPLSVRFRDEARTSFPSSPWLRVAARQRFLEQLVGQIQNSAVFEGPEGCKSLRLDSRALADDLYFDVGCLLALALVHGGPPLGFFSSALFQCLFNYPPNCPLSLSHMTPGTAFTKIVARMMKADSVQQLQRVQKESVLYLELAGCNRPVMTLEDRDVLVEDLVSFTLITRMQLPLQRLREGLQTLGVFQKVQLFPSWFYGVFCNSSLQLSVDTLNRLFHASFSAQTELHKQEEVVHEFWRCFLLDCEVGRSSVTLQDVLQFSTGTEVLPAIGLLPVPRISFLDPASCSSSSSSSDGDQREQGLFPQCLPGSNHLQLPLTTSYRAFKSAMEQAVSHRVHFLPSDM, from the exons ATGAGGACAAAAGCAGCATCTCAGCTGGCAGGCATGGAGAACT GCTGTGTCCTGTGCAGACTCCCGGACGATGACCCAAACCTGTTTGGAGAAAAGTTCACCGTCacagaggagaacatttcagtgCACTACTTCTGTCTG CTGACCTCCAGCGGTGTGTACCAGCGTGGCAAGGAGCACGAGGGCATCGTGGGCTTCATGGTGGATGACATCAAGATGGAAGTGCGCCGCTCCTCCAGACTG aaGTGTGTGGTGTGTAAGAAGACAGGTGCGTCGGTGGGGTGCAACATCAGGAGCTGCAGGAAGATGGTTCACTTTCCCTGCGGCCGCAGCCACAGGTTCCTCTCCCAGTTCACCGGACTTTTCCC GTCCTTCTGTCCAGACCACAGTCCCACCCAGACCATGAGCGTCACCTCTGAGCTCAGCCTGCCCCAGACCTGCTCAGTCTGTTTGGACTCCCTGGACCCGGTTCTGTCCTACTCCGTGCTCAAGTGCCCGAGCTGCCATGGCAGCTGGTTCCACCGAGACTGTGTGCAG CACCAGGCACTCAGCGCTGGACTCTTCTTCTTCAAGTGCACTCTGTGTAACAACAAGAAGGAGTACCAGGAGGAGATGCTGAGGATGGGCATCTACATCCCCGAGAG AGATGCATCATGGGAGTTGGAGGCCAACGCGTACTCGGAGCTGCTGCAGGTTTACTccaactgtgatgctgagacTTGTGTCTGTCGCAGCGGACGCTCGCACTCTGCAAAGACCGG CTGGTTCCATGTCGTCCGCTGTCTCCTCTGCGGCTCCACTGGGACCCACAGGAAGTGCTCTGGACTGAGCCTGGACACCCAGGACTGGGCCTGCAGTGACTGCTCCAAGGCCACAGATGGGCAAG CTTCCCTAATGGCGTCTCCTCAAGGTCAATCCAGGGTCAGTCTCCTCACCAAACgccgtctctcctcctcccactcGCCTGTCACTTCCAAAAG AGCGGCTCTTCCTAGTCCTGCACCTAGTCCCAGATCTTACAAGGAGGTCCTTCAGGCTCTGGCTGTTCAGCTGCTCTCCGATCAGGAGGCGGAGACGTGGAGCGAAGTTCTGGTGGAGAGCAGTGCTCTGAACGCAGGTCTGGATCTGGTGAGGCGGCAGGGCTTCGACCCCACACACCCGCTGTCAGTCAG GTTCAGAGACGAAGCTCGGACTTCGTTTCCCAGCAGCCCCTGGCTGAGAGTGGCCGCTCGTCAGCGGTTCTTGGAGCAGCTGGTGGGCCAGATCCAGAACTCGGCCGTATTTGAGGGTCCCGAGGGATGCAAGAGCCTGCGGCTGGACTCCAGAG CTCTAGCTGATGACCTGTACTTCGACGTGGGTTGCCTGCTGGCTCTGGCTCTGGTCCATGGAGGTCCTCCCCTGGGCTTCTTCTCCAGCGCCCTCTTCCAGTGTCTGTTTAACTACCCGCCCAACTGCCCTCTCagcctcagtcacatgaccccggGGACGGCCTTCACCAAGATTGTCGCCAGG ATGATGAAAGCAGACTCCgtacagcagctgcagagagttcAGAAGGAGAGTGTGCTGTATCTGGAGCTGGCTGGATGCAACCGTCCAGTCATGACGCTGGAGGACAGGGACGTCCTGGTGGAGGACCTGGTTAGCTTCACGCTCATCACCCGCATGCAGTTGCCACTCCAAAG ACTCCGGGAAGGTCTACAAACCCTGGGTGTGTTTCAGAAG GTCCAGCTCTTCCCATCCTGGTTTTATGGAGTCTTCTGCAACTCCTCACTGCAGCTGTCGGTCGATACTTTGAACAGACTCTTCCACGCCTCATTCTCGGCCCAAACAGAACTTCACAAGCAGGAGGAGGTCGTGCATGAGTTCTGGAGATGCTTCCTGCTGGACTGTGAAG TCGGCCGCAGCTCCGTCACCCTGCAGGACGTTCTTCAGTTCTCCACCGGGACAGAGGTGCTCCCTGCCATCGGACTCCTCCCCGTTCCACGCATCTCCTTCCTTGACCcggcctcctgcagctcctcctcctcctcttctgatgGGGACCAGAGGGAGCAGGGGCTCTTCCCACAGTGTCTCCCTGGATCCAACCACCTCCAGCTGCCCCTCACCACGTCCTACCGGGCTTTCAAGAGCGCCATGGAGCAGGCAGTCAGCCACCGTGTCCACTTCCTGCCCTCCGACATGTAG
- the g2e3 gene encoding G2/M phase-specific E3 ubiquitin-protein ligase isoform X3 yields the protein MVDDIKMEVRRSSRLKCVVCKKTGASVGCNIRSCRKMVHFPCGRSHRFLSQFTGLFPSFCPDHSPTQTMSVTSELSLPQTCSVCLDSLDPVLSYSVLKCPSCHGSWFHRDCVQHQALSAGLFFFKCTLCNNKKEYQEEMLRMGIYIPERDASWELEANAYSELLQVYSNCDAETCVCRSGRSHSAKTGWFHVVRCLLCGSTGTHRKCSGLSLDTQDWACSDCSKATDGQASLMASPQGQSRVSLLTKRRLSSSHSPVTSKRAALPSPAPSPRSYKEVLQALAVQLLSDQEAETWSEVLVESSALNAGLDLVRRQGFDPTHPLSVRFRDEARTSFPSSPWLRVAARQRFLEQLVGQIQNSAVFEGPEGCKSLRLDSRALADDLYFDVGCLLALALVHGGPPLGFFSSALFQCLFNYPPNCPLSLSHMTPGTAFTKIVARMMKADSVQQLQRVQKESVLYLELAGCNRPVMTLEDRDVLVEDLVSFTLITRMQLPLQRLREGLQTLGVFQKVQLFPSWFYGVFCNSSLQLSVDTLNRLFHASFSAQTELHKQEEVVHEFWRCFLLDCEVGRSSVTLQDVLQFSTGTEVLPAIGLLPVPRISFLDPASCSSSSSSSDGDQREQGLFPQCLPGSNHLQLPLTTSYRAFKSAMEQAVSHRVHFLPSDM from the exons ATGGTGGATGACATCAAGATGGAAGTGCGCCGCTCCTCCAGACTG aaGTGTGTGGTGTGTAAGAAGACAGGTGCGTCGGTGGGGTGCAACATCAGGAGCTGCAGGAAGATGGTTCACTTTCCCTGCGGCCGCAGCCACAGGTTCCTCTCCCAGTTCACCGGACTTTTCCC GTCCTTCTGTCCAGACCACAGTCCCACCCAGACCATGAGCGTCACCTCTGAGCTCAGCCTGCCCCAGACCTGCTCAGTCTGTTTGGACTCCCTGGACCCGGTTCTGTCCTACTCCGTGCTCAAGTGCCCGAGCTGCCATGGCAGCTGGTTCCACCGAGACTGTGTGCAG CACCAGGCACTCAGCGCTGGACTCTTCTTCTTCAAGTGCACTCTGTGTAACAACAAGAAGGAGTACCAGGAGGAGATGCTGAGGATGGGCATCTACATCCCCGAGAG AGATGCATCATGGGAGTTGGAGGCCAACGCGTACTCGGAGCTGCTGCAGGTTTACTccaactgtgatgctgagacTTGTGTCTGTCGCAGCGGACGCTCGCACTCTGCAAAGACCGG CTGGTTCCATGTCGTCCGCTGTCTCCTCTGCGGCTCCACTGGGACCCACAGGAAGTGCTCTGGACTGAGCCTGGACACCCAGGACTGGGCCTGCAGTGACTGCTCCAAGGCCACAGATGGGCAAG CTTCCCTAATGGCGTCTCCTCAAGGTCAATCCAGGGTCAGTCTCCTCACCAAACgccgtctctcctcctcccactcGCCTGTCACTTCCAAAAG AGCGGCTCTTCCTAGTCCTGCACCTAGTCCCAGATCTTACAAGGAGGTCCTTCAGGCTCTGGCTGTTCAGCTGCTCTCCGATCAGGAGGCGGAGACGTGGAGCGAAGTTCTGGTGGAGAGCAGTGCTCTGAACGCAGGTCTGGATCTGGTGAGGCGGCAGGGCTTCGACCCCACACACCCGCTGTCAGTCAG GTTCAGAGACGAAGCTCGGACTTCGTTTCCCAGCAGCCCCTGGCTGAGAGTGGCCGCTCGTCAGCGGTTCTTGGAGCAGCTGGTGGGCCAGATCCAGAACTCGGCCGTATTTGAGGGTCCCGAGGGATGCAAGAGCCTGCGGCTGGACTCCAGAG CTCTAGCTGATGACCTGTACTTCGACGTGGGTTGCCTGCTGGCTCTGGCTCTGGTCCATGGAGGTCCTCCCCTGGGCTTCTTCTCCAGCGCCCTCTTCCAGTGTCTGTTTAACTACCCGCCCAACTGCCCTCTCagcctcagtcacatgaccccggGGACGGCCTTCACCAAGATTGTCGCCAGG ATGATGAAAGCAGACTCCgtacagcagctgcagagagttcAGAAGGAGAGTGTGCTGTATCTGGAGCTGGCTGGATGCAACCGTCCAGTCATGACGCTGGAGGACAGGGACGTCCTGGTGGAGGACCTGGTTAGCTTCACGCTCATCACCCGCATGCAGTTGCCACTCCAAAG ACTCCGGGAAGGTCTACAAACCCTGGGTGTGTTTCAGAAG GTCCAGCTCTTCCCATCCTGGTTTTATGGAGTCTTCTGCAACTCCTCACTGCAGCTGTCGGTCGATACTTTGAACAGACTCTTCCACGCCTCATTCTCGGCCCAAACAGAACTTCACAAGCAGGAGGAGGTCGTGCATGAGTTCTGGAGATGCTTCCTGCTGGACTGTGAAG TCGGCCGCAGCTCCGTCACCCTGCAGGACGTTCTTCAGTTCTCCACCGGGACAGAGGTGCTCCCTGCCATCGGACTCCTCCCCGTTCCACGCATCTCCTTCCTTGACCcggcctcctgcagctcctcctcctcctcttctgatgGGGACCAGAGGGAGCAGGGGCTCTTCCCACAGTGTCTCCCTGGATCCAACCACCTCCAGCTGCCCCTCACCACGTCCTACCGGGCTTTCAAGAGCGCCATGGAGCAGGCAGTCAGCCACCGTGTCCACTTCCTGCCCTCCGACATGTAG